In Sphingomonas crocodyli, a genomic segment contains:
- a CDS encoding HipA domain-containing protein, which produces MDDIHVHPLVDADPVEEAATAPGRTLSGVQKKWLVYRTAQGCVAATRLEDPATHIAKFNSPDVPTLVLNEDLSLRLAREVLGTSEVTAAAIGQVEGEDGIALIVERFDRLGDVRLRLEDFAQILERPRGTTFEGKYQGSYEEAADVIARFSSRALIDLDRFFRLVLFNLVIGNADAHLKNFSLLERDEGLRLSPAYDLLNTLVYPRYDRVSALEIGGSKRSFDTIDRDLLTRFGVVIGLPLRAVQRTIDQLKKRITSASALALPPHIQPDDFRARYREVVIANAERMLA; this is translated from the coding sequence TTGGACGACATCCATGTCCACCCGCTCGTTGACGCAGATCCAGTTGAAGAAGCAGCAACCGCTCCAGGGCGGACATTGTCAGGCGTCCAGAAAAAGTGGTTGGTCTATCGCACTGCCCAGGGGTGCGTCGCTGCAACTCGGCTAGAGGATCCGGCAACGCATATAGCCAAGTTCAACAGTCCCGACGTCCCGACACTGGTTCTCAACGAGGACCTCTCGCTCCGCCTCGCCCGCGAGGTTCTAGGCACCAGCGAAGTCACCGCCGCGGCAATCGGGCAGGTTGAGGGCGAAGACGGCATTGCTCTTATCGTCGAGCGCTTTGATCGGCTTGGCGATGTCCGGCTGCGGCTGGAGGACTTTGCCCAAATCCTCGAACGCCCTCGAGGCACAACCTTCGAAGGCAAATATCAGGGAAGCTATGAGGAAGCCGCTGACGTCATTGCTCGCTTCTCATCGCGCGCCCTTATCGACCTAGATCGTTTTTTTCGTCTCGTGCTCTTCAATCTCGTCATCGGCAATGCCGACGCGCATTTGAAGAATTTCTCGCTGCTCGAGCGCGATGAGGGGTTGAGGCTTAGCCCTGCCTATGACCTTCTCAATACGCTGGTATATCCGCGCTATGATCGAGTGAGCGCGCTCGAAATTGGCGGCAGCAAGCGTTCCTTCGACACTATCGATCGCGATCTCTTGACGCGGTTCGGGGTTGTGATCGGGCTGCCTCTCAGAGCTGTCCAACGAACAATTGATCAACTCAAGAAGCGAATAACGAGCGCCTCGGCGCTCGCGCTGCCACCCCATATTCAACCTGATGATTTCCGTGCCCGCTATCGGGAGGTGGTCATAGCCAATGCAGAGAGGATGCTCGCATGA
- a CDS encoding LysR substrate-binding domain-containing protein: MPRQIYLRQVEAFQAVVERGSVVKASEQLHITQSAMSKLISNLEADTGLQLFDRSTGRLVPTADAMRLYEEVGRIFAGVSQVGYAIDTIRREEQGRLAIGCMPAFSGSFIPRATLRFLEERPNVYCSVHSLVSPWVIDWVVTKKLDIGLVNHLIDNPFVVREPFMEHPLVCVMPIGHPLSSREVVRPEDLRDVAFVTFSEPDVGRLVREMLDAHDVRPNILLVSNVASTLCEFVAGGLGVSLVHPLALSGLEHRVTVRRFEPAISLHYQLCYSADNRNAELVRRFAAIIRNVASDILDRIQ; encoded by the coding sequence ATGCCGAGACAGATTTACCTCCGTCAGGTCGAAGCTTTTCAGGCGGTCGTAGAGCGAGGATCTGTCGTCAAAGCGTCCGAACAACTTCACATCACTCAATCCGCGATGAGCAAACTCATCTCGAATCTTGAGGCCGATACTGGCCTACAGCTCTTTGATCGATCAACCGGACGGCTGGTGCCAACGGCCGATGCGATGCGCCTCTATGAAGAAGTTGGCCGTATTTTCGCCGGCGTCAGTCAGGTCGGATATGCAATCGACACCATTCGGCGCGAAGAGCAGGGGCGACTGGCGATTGGTTGCATGCCAGCTTTTTCAGGATCCTTTATACCACGTGCGACGCTGCGTTTTTTGGAGGAGCGTCCAAACGTTTATTGTTCGGTCCACTCTCTCGTGTCACCTTGGGTGATCGATTGGGTCGTGACGAAGAAACTCGACATCGGACTAGTGAACCACCTCATCGATAACCCATTCGTGGTTCGCGAGCCATTTATGGAACATCCTCTGGTTTGTGTGATGCCTATTGGCCATCCACTCTCAAGCCGTGAGGTCGTCCGGCCAGAGGACCTCCGCGACGTCGCGTTTGTAACATTTTCTGAGCCAGACGTCGGCAGGCTGGTACGTGAGATGCTCGATGCACATGACGTGCGGCCAAACATCCTGCTTGTGTCGAATGTGGCATCGACTTTGTGTGAGTTTGTTGCCGGCGGATTAGGGGTCTCGCTAGTCCATCCCCTGGCGCTCAGCGGGCTTGAGCACCGGGTTACAGTGCGTCGTTTTGAACCTGCGATCTCGCTTCATTACCAGCTGTGCTACAGCGCGGATAACCGCAACGCCGAACTTGTTCGAAGATTTGCAGCGATAATCCGAAATGTCGCATCGGATATTCTCGACCGCATTCAATAG
- a CDS encoding RidA family protein, producing the protein MSEIIRMDGEARGSRVVIHNGIVYLAGVTAPDREQDIGGQTTQVLDRIDAYLERAGTDKTRLLTAQIWLRDIERDFAGMNAVWDHWTAPHASPTRATVQSSMASTPTLVEIVVTAALP; encoded by the coding sequence ATGTCGGAAATCATACGCATGGACGGAGAGGCCCGCGGGAGCCGCGTCGTCATCCATAATGGTATCGTCTATCTGGCCGGTGTCACGGCCCCGGATCGCGAGCAAGATATTGGCGGTCAAACCACCCAGGTTCTCGATCGTATCGACGCCTATTTGGAGCGCGCAGGCACCGACAAGACCCGCCTGCTTACCGCACAGATCTGGCTTCGTGACATTGAGCGGGATTTTGCCGGGATGAACGCGGTATGGGACCATTGGACTGCTCCCCACGCAAGCCCGACCCGTGCCACTGTCCAGAGCTCAATGGCATCCACACCGACCCTCGTCGAAATTGTCGTCACTGCAGCGCTACCGTGA
- a CDS encoding NAD(P)/FAD-dependent oxidoreductase, which produces MKSVDLAIIGAGPAGMAAAITASSYGLTVIVFDEQPAPGGQIWRSVETASRRDAILGPSFVEGRAIAQAFRASGVVYQPEAKIWHIEAGYSVYYSLAGEAHRVDAKVVILATGAQERPVPFRGWTLPGVLTVGAAQILLKNAGQIPQEPVWIAGSGPLPLLYAVQFLQAGGRLAGFLDTTPPGQWRQAIRHFPRAIRAWPELVKGLKWSATLRRATRVIKGVEDIEAVGDGSLRQIRYRKNGSWHSTETSVLLIHEGVIPHIHAAMSLDCTMTWNDAQDCFAPKLDQWGESSRDNLFIVGDGAGIAGAKAALLRGKLAALRIAERLGRLASANAVVVRDRIDKQLARELAIRPFLDAMFKPRPQVFRPADEVIICRCEEVTAQQVRSLAHIGRPGPSQIKTATRCGMGPCQGRQCAYTLQRILAVEQNRSPQEVGFLHIRPPLKPVTLGELAILGSTKSAAHSDATEVHE; this is translated from the coding sequence ATGAAATCGGTAGATCTTGCCATTATCGGCGCTGGCCCGGCAGGTATGGCCGCGGCCATCACGGCGTCTTCATACGGCTTGACTGTCATCGTCTTCGATGAGCAACCGGCCCCTGGTGGTCAAATTTGGAGATCGGTCGAAACCGCCAGCCGGCGAGATGCCATTCTCGGGCCATCATTCGTCGAAGGACGAGCAATCGCTCAAGCTTTTCGCGCCTCGGGCGTGGTTTATCAACCCGAGGCCAAGATCTGGCATATCGAAGCCGGGTATAGTGTTTATTACAGCCTTGCTGGCGAAGCTCACAGGGTTGACGCCAAGGTTGTCATTCTCGCCACCGGAGCACAGGAACGGCCTGTACCTTTTCGCGGCTGGACGCTTCCTGGCGTTTTGACGGTTGGGGCTGCTCAGATCCTTTTGAAGAATGCGGGCCAGATTCCGCAGGAACCCGTCTGGATAGCCGGGAGCGGGCCTCTACCTCTGCTCTACGCGGTTCAGTTCCTCCAGGCTGGCGGACGGCTAGCGGGCTTTCTCGACACGACGCCGCCCGGCCAATGGCGCCAGGCTATACGACACTTCCCAAGGGCCATCCGAGCATGGCCTGAACTCGTGAAAGGGTTAAAATGGAGCGCCACACTGCGCCGTGCAACCCGCGTGATAAAAGGCGTGGAGGATATTGAGGCTGTCGGCGACGGTTCGCTTAGGCAAATACGCTACCGTAAAAATGGCAGCTGGCACTCCACAGAAACCAGCGTGTTACTCATCCACGAAGGTGTGATCCCGCATATCCACGCTGCCATGTCGCTCGATTGCACAATGACGTGGAATGACGCCCAGGACTGCTTTGCGCCAAAGCTTGACCAGTGGGGTGAAAGCTCTCGTGACAACCTGTTCATTGTAGGCGATGGTGCTGGCATTGCCGGCGCCAAAGCAGCCCTCTTGCGGGGTAAGCTTGCGGCTCTCCGCATTGCAGAGCGACTTGGTCGGCTCGCCAGCGCGAACGCTGTGGTGGTCCGCGATCGGATCGACAAACAATTGGCTCGCGAATTGGCGATACGCCCATTTCTCGATGCGATGTTCAAACCGCGGCCGCAGGTCTTTAGACCAGCGGATGAAGTGATCATATGCCGTTGCGAAGAAGTGACGGCGCAGCAGGTCCGATCGCTCGCCCACATCGGCCGTCCTGGTCCAAGCCAGATAAAAACGGCCACACGGTGTGGCATGGGGCCATGTCAGGGGCGGCAATGCGCCTATACGCTACAGCGCATATTGGCCGTCGAGCAGAACAGATCCCCGCAAGAGGTGGGGTTTCTTCATATCCGTCCGCCACTTAAGCCGGTGACGCTCGGAGAACTTGCTATTCTGGGTAGCACCAAAAGCGCGGCTCATAGCGACGCCACCGAGGTCCACGAATAG
- a CDS encoding helix-turn-helix domain-containing protein, with translation MTNWPIDWRAVVDEAVRRRKREGLSQRSLGELAGVSAPTINAFEQGEINLRFERIVAILHALGMFVSPGKADAFDTFIYNARRKWEELVAPLPSDDPSRQPLGHSEQAYELNGIKAPGSTPQLRRVLAELPKTSGWSPFWVPTREELRPYIEDGMLECWLGRPDHDRAFPDPAHTDFWRIDRKGQAYLHRGYQEDGMDNLEPGTIFDLTLPIWRTAEVLLHAANLASALGGSGETTVRFHARYSGIEGRDLINWSKPRTRIYIDGRHRARSSQIDLEAYTDVEKIETELAVVIAEILTPLYERFDGYELAPDLIETEIRDMRRQPGFGRRDL, from the coding sequence ATGACCAATTGGCCAATCGACTGGCGTGCCGTCGTCGACGAGGCTGTACGCCGTCGCAAACGCGAGGGCCTGTCTCAGCGCAGCTTGGGTGAACTTGCGGGCGTCAGCGCACCAACGATCAATGCATTTGAACAAGGCGAGATCAATCTGCGCTTCGAACGCATTGTCGCAATCTTGCACGCGCTTGGTATGTTCGTATCGCCCGGCAAAGCGGACGCATTCGACACCTTTATCTACAATGCACGCCGCAAATGGGAGGAGCTTGTCGCTCCCTTGCCTAGTGATGACCCCAGCCGCCAGCCGCTAGGCCATAGCGAACAGGCCTATGAGCTAAATGGTATCAAGGCTCCCGGATCGACGCCGCAGCTACGCCGAGTTCTCGCCGAACTCCCCAAAACATCTGGCTGGTCACCCTTCTGGGTGCCAACCCGCGAGGAACTGCGTCCCTATATCGAAGATGGAATGCTCGAATGCTGGCTCGGCCGCCCAGATCACGACCGAGCATTTCCAGACCCAGCTCACACCGACTTCTGGCGGATCGATCGTAAAGGGCAAGCCTATCTGCATCGCGGCTACCAGGAAGACGGGATGGACAATCTCGAGCCAGGTACGATCTTCGATCTAACCTTGCCTATTTGGCGTACCGCTGAAGTGCTGCTGCACGCAGCCAACCTGGCCTCCGCGCTCGGCGGCAGCGGTGAGACAACGGTTCGCTTCCACGCCCGCTACTCAGGTATCGAAGGCCGCGATTTGATCAATTGGTCGAAGCCGCGGACGCGCATCTACATTGACGGGCGGCACCGTGCACGGTCGTCACAGATCGACCTTGAGGCCTATACGGATGTCGAAAAGATCGAGACCGAACTGGCGGTGGTGATCGCAGAGATCCTAACCCCCTTATACGAGCGCTTTGACGGCTACGAATTAGCACCAGATCTGATTGAGACTGAGATCCGGGACATGCGGCGCCAACCGGGCTTTGGCCGACGCGATCTCTGA
- a CDS encoding (2Fe-2S)-binding protein, with translation MFRKLDDRPGTITIEIDGLPVIAEPGESVAAVLLRQPTPWTRRSAVSGAPRAPYCMMGVCFECLAEVDGVASVQTCLVQVADGMRISRQAGKRRIVA, from the coding sequence ATGTTCCGCAAGTTAGACGATCGCCCCGGCACTATCACCATTGAGATCGACGGCTTGCCGGTGATCGCCGAGCCCGGCGAGTCTGTTGCAGCGGTTTTGCTGCGCCAACCCACACCGTGGACGCGTCGTAGCGCGGTATCGGGTGCGCCCCGCGCGCCCTATTGCATGATGGGTGTTTGTTTCGAATGTCTCGCTGAAGTGGACGGCGTCGCATCGGTCCAAACCTGCCTGGTTCAGGTAGCCGACGGCATGCGGATCTCGCGTCAGGCGGGCAAACGCAGGATCGTCGCATGA
- a CDS encoding ArdC family protein: protein MKMDLYQRITADIIAAIEAGVGTCRMPWHLGAGIGAPANALTNRPYRGINTLLLWAEASRRGFASGRWATYRQWAELGAQVRKGERATTVVLWKPIDARETEDQDGEGEKQRLLARAFHVFNADQVDGYASPDSGLSPSARIEAAEAFFRAQPADIWEGGDVAFYDPHADLISMPSFGAFRSAEAYYAVLSHELVHWSGAKARLDRDLTGRFGSEAYAMEELVAELGAAFTVGHLQLGCEPRTDHAPYVASWLRILADDPRAILTAASKAQAAADYLIGLASEGSGACEGAVPQRLAA, encoded by the coding sequence ATGAAGATGGACCTGTATCAACGGATCACAGCGGACATTATCGCTGCGATTGAAGCGGGTGTGGGGACGTGCCGAATGCCTTGGCATTTGGGTGCTGGCATTGGAGCGCCCGCCAATGCGTTGACCAACCGACCATATCGCGGGATCAACACCTTGCTGCTGTGGGCCGAAGCCAGCCGTCGGGGTTTCGCTTCGGGACGCTGGGCGACCTATCGGCAATGGGCAGAGCTGGGCGCGCAGGTGCGCAAGGGCGAGCGCGCGACAACCGTTGTGCTGTGGAAGCCCATCGATGCGAGGGAGACCGAAGACCAGGATGGAGAGGGCGAGAAGCAGCGCCTGCTGGCGCGTGCCTTCCACGTCTTCAATGCTGATCAGGTCGATGGCTATGCATCACCTGATAGTGGGCTCTCACCCTCGGCTCGGATCGAGGCGGCTGAGGCCTTCTTCCGTGCCCAACCTGCCGATATCTGGGAAGGCGGGGACGTCGCCTTCTACGATCCGCACGCTGACCTCATCTCGATGCCGTCCTTTGGTGCCTTCCGATCGGCCGAGGCTTATTATGCCGTGCTCTCCCATGAGCTGGTCCATTGGTCAGGGGCCAAGGCGCGGCTCGATCGGGATCTGACGGGGCGCTTTGGTTCTGAAGCTTATGCGATGGAAGAGCTGGTCGCAGAGCTTGGTGCAGCCTTCACGGTTGGTCACCTCCAGCTTGGCTGCGAACCGCGCACGGACCATGCGCCTTATGTCGCGTCCTGGCTTAGGATCCTGGCCGATGATCCGCGCGCAATCCTGACGGCGGCGAGCAAGGCGCAGGCGGCTGCTGACTATCTGATCGGGCTTGCCAGCGAGGGGTCTGGAGCTTGTGAAGGGGCAGTGCCTCAGAGGCTCGCAGCATGA
- a CDS encoding TonB-dependent receptor plug domain-containing protein, whose translation MKNWGKLGAPTRAILASSVSIATVAGFMMSAPALAQSAASQPLTEEQTAEVEDIVVTGTRVIRDGYTAPIPTTVLGAADIATRAPSNVADFVNILPSLASSVKPTTSIASVGPGTSGINALNLRNLGVNRTLVLLDGQRVGASTLTGWVDINQFPQALIKRVDVVTGGASADWGSDAVAGVVNFVLDRDFKGVKGDVQGGVTTYGDDRNYKASLTAGASFADDRGHILLSGEIAHNDGVRGIGDRKWYKAKKIFFNPAYTATNGQPQLLVRENTGFATVTPGGIITSGPLRGTYFGQGGTPTQFNYGSIVSGNFMQGGDSQYSDFGTTGDLSPRLSRQNAFGRLSFDVTDNVQIFGQLSYGRAHSRVAFSDQFVFGSSTVAAGATSTVSTIVIQPDNAFIPASIRSRVTGPFSLGTTNEDLGPIILTTNRKSVRGMIGASGDFDAVGSNWKWDAYAQRSVSRVYTAARTTITARYNQAIDAVVNPATGAIVCRSTLTNPTNGCVPYNIFGTGVVSDAARNYVLGTAFGRTRLTQNVQALTMRGDPFSTWAGPVSVAFGVEHRKEAVSGSSDALSPARSYFAGNYNASFGSYNVTEGFLEAVIPLAKDASFAKSLDLNAAVRATDYSTSGYVTTWKAGLTYKPIDDITLRVTRSRDIRAPNLSELFQFNQTAGANVTDPSRGNAATTVFSVTSGNPNLKPEKADTFGAGLVVQPSFLPGFAASVDYYNIDIKGAISTVVAQTLVNQCFAGNTPLCAQIQRNAAGVITTVLVQPINLSKQLSRGVDFEASYRRDLANLSSGLSGNLTLRVLATRFIKNYFNNGINRPTDTVGTNSQNGTAAGVSPSLPRWRYLASVGWDGEAAAVQLTARGFSSGKLNTAYIECTTGCPTSTTEQMTIENNRVPGAIYFDAYGSYKLFGDAEVFVAVDNFTNKSPAQVAYGPSIGGTPISVNPALFDVLGRTFRAGFRFKI comes from the coding sequence ATGAAGAACTGGGGAAAATTGGGAGCGCCCACGCGCGCCATACTCGCGAGTAGCGTCAGTATCGCTACGGTAGCTGGATTTATGATGTCAGCCCCCGCGCTTGCACAAAGCGCTGCTTCTCAGCCTCTGACAGAAGAACAAACGGCAGAAGTCGAAGACATCGTTGTCACCGGCACCCGCGTGATCCGTGACGGATATACAGCTCCTATACCGACAACCGTTCTCGGAGCTGCCGACATTGCGACTAGGGCACCTAGCAACGTCGCCGACTTCGTCAACATTCTCCCCTCACTCGCCAGCAGCGTGAAGCCCACGACCAGCATCGCATCGGTGGGTCCCGGCACGAGCGGCATCAATGCGCTCAACCTTCGAAATCTTGGCGTCAATCGAACGTTGGTACTGCTTGATGGGCAGCGTGTGGGCGCGTCGACCCTTACCGGCTGGGTCGACATCAACCAGTTCCCGCAAGCGCTCATCAAGCGTGTCGACGTTGTTACGGGTGGCGCTTCGGCTGACTGGGGCTCGGACGCTGTCGCAGGCGTGGTCAACTTCGTCCTAGATCGTGACTTTAAGGGCGTGAAAGGCGACGTCCAAGGTGGTGTCACCACTTACGGCGATGATCGCAATTACAAGGCCTCGCTAACTGCAGGCGCCAGCTTCGCCGATGATCGTGGCCACATCCTTCTGAGCGGTGAAATCGCCCATAATGACGGCGTCCGCGGGATCGGTGATCGCAAATGGTACAAAGCGAAAAAGATCTTCTTCAATCCCGCTTATACCGCCACCAATGGCCAACCACAGCTGCTGGTCCGCGAAAACACCGGCTTCGCCACTGTAACCCCTGGCGGCATCATCACATCGGGCCCGCTGCGCGGAACCTATTTTGGGCAAGGTGGGACACCCACCCAGTTCAACTACGGGTCGATCGTCAGCGGTAATTTCATGCAAGGCGGAGACTCGCAATATTCTGACTTTGGAACGACCGGCGATCTCAGCCCTCGCCTGTCGCGTCAAAATGCATTTGGCCGCTTGAGCTTCGACGTTACCGACAACGTCCAGATCTTTGGTCAGCTATCTTATGGCCGCGCGCATAGCCGTGTCGCCTTTAGCGATCAGTTCGTCTTTGGTTCAAGCACGGTGGCTGCCGGCGCGACCTCGACGGTTAGCACCATCGTTATTCAGCCAGACAATGCCTTCATTCCTGCGAGCATTCGTTCGCGTGTGACCGGACCATTTAGCTTGGGCACGACGAATGAGGATCTGGGTCCGATCATTTTGACAACCAACCGTAAGTCGGTTCGCGGCATGATCGGCGCATCGGGTGACTTCGATGCGGTGGGCTCCAACTGGAAGTGGGATGCTTATGCGCAGCGCAGCGTCAGCCGGGTGTATACGGCGGCTCGCACAACCATCACCGCTCGCTACAATCAGGCGATTGATGCTGTGGTCAATCCTGCCACCGGCGCGATCGTCTGCCGCTCGACGCTCACCAATCCGACCAACGGCTGCGTCCCTTACAACATCTTCGGCACCGGCGTGGTGAGCGATGCTGCGCGTAACTATGTCCTAGGCACGGCCTTTGGCCGCACGCGCCTCACGCAAAACGTCCAGGCGTTGACCATGCGCGGCGATCCGTTCTCGACATGGGCAGGCCCTGTTTCGGTCGCCTTTGGTGTCGAGCATCGCAAGGAAGCTGTAAGCGGTAGCAGTGATGCGCTGTCGCCGGCGCGCTCTTATTTTGCAGGCAATTACAACGCCAGCTTTGGTTCCTACAACGTCACCGAAGGCTTCCTGGAGGCTGTGATCCCGCTTGCCAAGGATGCCTCCTTTGCCAAGAGCCTCGACCTCAATGCGGCAGTCCGGGCGACGGATTATAGCACGTCAGGCTATGTGACGACGTGGAAGGCTGGCCTGACCTACAAGCCTATCGATGACATCACGCTGCGTGTGACGCGTTCGCGCGACATTCGTGCGCCCAATCTGTCCGAGCTGTTCCAGTTCAACCAGACAGCGGGCGCCAACGTCACCGATCCATCGCGTGGCAATGCAGCGACAACTGTGTTTTCGGTGACGAGTGGCAATCCGAACCTGAAGCCAGAAAAAGCGGACACTTTTGGCGCAGGCCTGGTTGTTCAGCCGAGTTTCCTCCCCGGCTTCGCGGCCTCGGTCGACTATTATAATATCGACATCAAGGGTGCGATCAGCACGGTCGTTGCTCAGACGCTGGTCAATCAGTGCTTTGCTGGAAACACGCCTCTGTGCGCTCAGATCCAGCGCAATGCCGCCGGCGTGATCACAACGGTGCTGGTTCAGCCGATCAATCTGAGTAAGCAGTTGTCGCGAGGCGTCGACTTTGAAGCCAGCTACCGCCGTGACCTTGCAAACCTGTCTTCGGGGCTGAGCGGCAACCTGACATTGCGTGTTCTCGCGACGCGCTTCATCAAGAACTACTTCAACAATGGCATCAACCGTCCGACCGACACGGTTGGAACGAACAGTCAGAATGGCACTGCGGCGGGCGTTTCTCCGTCCCTACCCCGCTGGCGCTATTTGGCCTCTGTCGGCTGGGACGGCGAGGCTGCGGCTGTGCAGCTCACTGCGCGCGGGTTCAGCTCTGGCAAGCTAAACACTGCTTATATTGAGTGCACGACGGGTTGCCCCACCTCCACAACCGAGCAGATGACGATCGAAAATAATCGCGTTCCCGGTGCGATCTATTTCGACGCCTATGGAAGCTACAAACTGTTCGGCGATGCTGAGGTCTTCGTCGCCGTAGACAATTTCACGAACAAGTCACCGGCGCAGGTAGCCTATGGCCCATCGATCGGCGGCACGCCGATCAGCGTGAACCCTGCACTCTTCGATGTTCTCGGACGTACGTTCCGCGCGGGCTTCCGCTTCAAGATCTAA